The following DNA comes from Hordeum vulgare subsp. vulgare chromosome 3H, MorexV3_pseudomolecules_assembly, whole genome shotgun sequence.
CTATTTCCTTTCATctaaacaaaaataattattccaAGAACATAAACATTTCTTCCGGAACCtcttgacatatatttttttctcgacatgttttttctttctttctacaTCATTCGTTCGAAGCAACGCATTTTCCAGGTTTCTTGCTCACAGTTTGTTCATCTTGCATCATCTAGAAGCTTTACACCCCCAAAAGGTTAAAAAAAGGGTAACGCTAAGGTCAGCCAAAGGTAAAAAAGAAAAGGCTAATCCATTCACTGATGGCTGATCAAACGGCGGGCATGGTCTCCTGGCGGAGAACGGCGAGATCGGACGGTCCGAAGGACTCGTCGCCGAAGCCGAACAGGCCGGCGTCGAAGGCGTCGTCGCCCCACTCTGCCGCGGCCGCTGCAGCCGCGGCGGCGGCCTCCGGCGAGGAGGTGACGCCGCCGAAGGCGTATACGCCGTCAATCTCATCCTCGAAGCCCCATATCTGGTCCACGAAGACGCCGGtgggctcctccggctcccagcCCCCGGCATCatccgacgacgaggaggcccCGGCGGCCGGCGGCAGGCCGAGCTCGTCGTCCGAGGCCTCGAGCAGGAACCCGAGCTCCGGCTGCGGCGGGGTCACGTCGCCGGAGCATATCTCCTCCTCCAGGCTCCGCATGACGGAGGCAAGGTCGCCGGCCGCCGcggcgtcggcgtcgtcgtcgagCAGGTCCAGCAGGTCCTCCGGCCGCATCCTCTTGGCAGCCTCCGCCTCCGCGGACGAGGCCGCTTCATGGCCGGCCTCTCTGGCCCTCTTGTTGTTGCCGGTATACGAGCTCAACGACAGAGACGAGGAGGAGCTCTCCATGGCCGACGGGCAacttctctcttctttaattttctCTTCGGGTGCAAGTGCAACGGATGTAAAACGAACAAGCATATAAATAGAAGAGGATGGGCTGGCTGCACAAACTGGAATGACGTGCGAGCGGccggaatgattttttttagaGGCGAGCGCATAAATTAACATGTCCTTGTCGACAAGTGCAAGTGTGCAATTGTGTATGGAACATGTGTTGATGTGTTCGTCTCTCAAAGAGAATCAACGCACGCATAATGGGCAATGGCGCCAAGCGCATACAAATACAACTAGGTTCTCAAGTCTCGGATAACATGGACGTCCGTTTGAGTTGGCCGGCTAAAGTTGTTCTTAAGTTTTTTAAGGGTATAGGTTGTTTTCAAAGAGCTTTTGGTTTTTCTCCCGCGCCCTTAACCGTTGATGTCGGCAGGCCCGTGGCGGAGTTGAGGCCTCCACGCATCCTTCCCTTCTAGCTCCCATGCCATCTTCCCTCGTCGTCGATGTTGGCATGCCCGTGGCGGAGTTGAGGCCTCCATGCATCCTTCCCACCTAGCTCTCATGCCATCTCCCCTCATCGTCGATGTCGGCAGGCTAGTGGCGGAGTTGAGGCTTTCAGGCATCCTTCCCTCCTAGCTTCCATGGTCCGACCTCGTTAGGCCATAGTCATAGATAACCGTATTTGTGCTCAACCTGGTACACGTCCGTGTGAATTCGTGTGAATCTGAGCCTCAAGAATCTAGCCGTCACGCAGATGGTCGCCGATAGTGGAGGAGTTGTAGGCTATCGATGTGCGTTGGTGCGGTAGCATGGGTGGATGGCATGTAAGGTTGGTCTTCTCGACGGAAGGCATGTAAGGTTGGCTATTCACACTCTCGAGTGGCAACTCCGGGATTGTGGGCTTGGAGGTGCTCTCGCGGTGGGTGGTGTCTTCTAGGTGCTCGTGTGGTGCCTCGCTTGTGCGAGCGAGAAGGCAGCTCGCGTGGGAGATGTTCATGCCTGGGTATTGTCGTCGAAGTTGCACCTTTCTCTGTTTTGGGTGTCATCTCCACCTCTACATGTCTTCCTCACCAATCCGTTGGTCCCTTCAGGGGCACAGTTGAGGTGTGGCTAGCGGAATTTGGGTGGTAGAAGGTCGGGTCCCAGGAGAAAGCTTTGCTTGACGGTGTCGGTGCTTTTGACAGCGACGCTCTCGAGGAACGTTTCCCTCCTTGGAGGCCTCATTATGGATGGCCTCCTCCTCTCTACTCTATGTGAAAACCTTGGTCTATCTTCAGATCGGGCGAAGTCGGTGTTGTGGCGTCATTCGCTTCTTGGACACTTCGTATCATGAGCAAGGTGCCTACTGGTAGTGGTTGCAGTGTGGTGGCGGACAACAACTTCTTCTATTCACGTTGAGGATATTGTGGCCTCGATGATGCTTCTCTCAAGATGTGCAAGTTTGCACACGGTCTGTGCTCAAAATCCTTGATGTGGGACCAAGGCATTAGTTTCCATCCAGGCTCTAGGGTCATGTGCATCTTCATTTTCCGATGGTGCGGCGCCCTCTCGATCTAGGGCAAGGGAACATTGGCTCCTTTTGGTGATGGAGCTGGATGGCGATGCCATGGTTGCTGCCCTTGGGATTGTGATGACATGGCCCCTCTTGTCATTTGTTCCCTTTTTGAGTCCGC
Coding sequences within:
- the LOC123442432 gene encoding uncharacterized protein LOC123442432, whose amino-acid sequence is MLVRFTSVALAPEEKIKEERSCPSAMESSSSSLSLSSYTGNNKRAREAGHEAASSAEAEAAKRMRPEDLLDLLDDDADAAAAGDLASVMRSLEEEICSGDVTPPQPELGFLLEASDDELGLPPAAGASSSSDDAGGWEPEEPTGVFVDQIWGFEDEIDGVYAFGGVTSSPEAAAAAAAAAAEWGDDAFDAGLFGFGDESFGPSDLAVLRQETMPAV